The genomic DNA CCGAACTTTCTCTTGTTGGACTTCTACCTTTGACAGACCAGGGTTTGCAAGTTGATCCAACTGGTAATTGAATGTCATCTTCACAGGCACAACAAAAACCAGAATTCTGAACTGTACCTTATCAACCATTATCTTTCGAGCAATCTTTCGATTCTGTTCACGCGATCGCGTTGCTTGACATTGTACTCTGATACCGGTTGGACGATGTATCAGGGAGACGCTACTTGACGTTTTATTGATGGCCTGTCCCCCCGGACCACTTCCTTCATGCATGCTCGTGAATAGCTTTACTTGAAGTTGAAGGATATTTAACTCACCCCTCACGAACATCTCCTCCAAGTCCTCTTCCCTCAACTCAGGTATCATTCGCGCCCGATGAGCAGCCATTAACTTGCCACGCGATATGTACCTTGGGCTCTGCATAACATCCGACGCGTCGCTCCTTTCTACCGGTAGTTCCTCCTCTTCTATCGATTCAATGCTTTCATGTTCCAAGCTCAGAGGCAGAGATTCGCCGAACTCAACTCCTGTAGAACCCATATCATGGGTGTGGTTTTCATCGAGTGGATCCTGTCTCTCGTCTCTCCTATGTGGTACCTGTCTTTGAGTTGATTGTAGAGAATCTGAATAGTTTCGCCATGGCACCGCCAAACCCAGCGTATTCTTTGAGCGAAGCGCACGGGGCAAGATTCCGGgggctatatgcgtgcttggtTTTAGTGTGCAGGCTCACATGCATTGTGAAGCAATTTACCGGCTCTCAGCCCCAGTAACCGATTCCGACATGTTACTACAAAAGGAGCCAGAAGAATGACCATCATGAATGTGGAAGATTATTGCGGTGGTTATTAAGACAGACTATTGCACATCCGGCGCTTATGGGTTTCTATTGAAAGTTTGAAATAGTGTCTTCTAGATGTCAACCAATCAATATGTGCATATTCTATATGCGGTTGGACTACATAGCATTTTAAGCAGAGAAGCGCTGTATATAAATGTGAGGGACACAATATGATGTAAAATAAATATTTTATCAACACTCTTTCTTCTAAACTTTTTCTGTGCGCACAATCTTTTCACGGTCCCTCCTCTCTTCACCTAGCGTACTACCCTCAATCTCAAATCCCCCCTGCGGGCCATACGAACTAAACTCCTCTCTCGAATCGCGCAAAAGACTGTGGGCAATCTTTATTCTTCCCCGAGTTGACCTGATAAGATTCTTTTGTTGGGGTGTGAGGGCCTGGCCTTTAACGGTGAGATGAAAAGCCCATAAACGCATTTTGACAACCTCCAGTTGAACTTCGGGGAGCCTTGAATCGAGCCACAGCGCCTGTCCCATCTCCCATTGCAGTTCTACTCGGTTCTTCGGTGTCCTCTTTCTCAGTATCCTCAACACCATATCTAAGGAAGCGAAGCTGTTGAGTTGTAAAATATACTTGCAAGATACGACTGGATGGGACCTGTCCTCGGTTACCTGCAGGTCTTGAGCTAGTCGCTCGAGATAAGTGATCGCCCTGGATACACGGTAGTAAACATTTTCGACCCGGCTCAGGAAGCGTTCAATCTTCCAAATAACGGACTCCTGCCTGGAATATGCCGCAACAATGGAAAGGTTTTCCAATAAGACTGAATGGGGTGTAGGTTCTCCGCTACCAACTTTGTGAGGAGCAGCTGAAATTTTACAGGTAAGCGCAAAACTAAGAAACCAGCACGATTACTTACCAAGTTGAGGTGGCTGAATCGTCGACTCAAGACCGACGTCGCCCGAGTTGACATTCTTAGCCCCATCCACAAAGAAGTTCTTGGCCCATTCTTCTTGCAGTGACTCTTCAGTGCGTCCAGGTCGCACTCGGTGGAAATTATCTCGTAGAGCTGCTACTTCCTTACTCAGGTCCTGCATTCGTATCACAATACCACTGAGCGAGTCTTGGATTTGAATGTGCAGCGCTCTGTTCTCAGTTTCAAAGAGTTGGATTTGGATGAGCAACCTCTTGACCACCCAAAGTTGCACAGCCAAGATGCGCGACTCGAGCCAAATCGCAGTATTATGCTCGTATGTTGTACGTTCTTGCCCTTTTGGAGTGTTGTCGGATATCGCCTGCAGCAATGCTTGCAGGGAGCTGATAGTATCGAGTTGAAGAATATACTTGCAATGTACGAGTGGATGAAGCCTGTCTTTTTCGACATTTAGCAGCTTCGCTGCACTATCGAGTGCTTCAACTTGATCATCCATACTACTTTGGATTTTAAGTAGCTTTTCCTGAAATTTTGTGATTTTTTGGGCTGCAGTTCGCACAGTAGGTTTATTCGGTATTGGTAAAGCACCCCCTTCCGGCGCTCGTTTGCTTCGAGCCTGTTTGATTGCTTGCTAGTAGATAGATCCACGTTTCCCAATCAAAGAAGTGAATGATACGTACATAGTGGTTTAGATTCACTCTTAGTGCTTGATCGCCCCTGTGCACGAACGAATAACCCCAAAACACTACTATCGTGAGGACTCGGGGATGTGCTATATTTACGAGCTTGGGTTGGCAGCAGGTAGTGTAGATATATGATATCTCGTTGCATGTTTGCAACTAGATTAACTATAGGAGGACGAGGCTGAATTCGAGAGCATTGAGCAACTACGGTTGTACAATGTCGTAGGCCAACGTGACAGTTTGAGTACATGCAGCTTCAGACTTTCCAATGGAGGTTTGGACTATTGTAGGGTTGGTTGTTGGCGTTTAGTTTGAAGCCTAAAAGTTGGTAATAGGCGCCGGATTAGGTAGTTTTAGTATGAGACATAGGCATGTCACCTAACTTATATACACGTTTGAATAGACAATGTATAATTAGTAAGTACATCAAGAAGCACACAACTTCCAAAATTCAGATTTATTCGTCAAGAATCAAAACAGTATTGACCGCGTCGTTCGTCGACTTTGGGTCTTTGGTGTAGTGCGACTTGGGTCGACCACGGTCACCACGGGAGCTTCGTATCCTAAATTCACTTTTCTCCAAGGAGTTGTGCCTTGTACTAGTTCTTTCGGATCCCCTGGTCCTAGGCTCTGGAAACTCGAATTCTGACTGCACCTCTTCGCAGAGCAACACTGAAGCCTCTCGAACACCTTCAATGTCATACTTCATCCTCCTCTCCAGCCTCCATGCAAGATCACAAATAATCACCAGTTCCACCCTGGCATCAAAAAATAGCTTCATCCTATCGGGACCAAGATCCCAGGTGCCTAGTTCCCCCCACGCGTATTGTTCAAGGTGTCTATCAGCAGTCACAGCTCGACCCGCTAGTTCCTCCACAAGAGCAAGTCGATCCGACATGACGTCCGCCCACTCGGACCAGCTCGCATACGTGGCCTTGCCGGCTATAAGCGTCAACTGATCCTCGGAAACGTCTGTCAGCAAGTTCACTCCTGCCTAGCCTCGCACAACGCCAAAACCTTGTCATCATCTCTAGAATGTAATGCAATCATTTGGTCGAGTATTGAGGTGAAACTATTCATGTGTAGTCGAATGGCGTTGAACACCTTTTGACCCCGGGCAAATAGTTTTCGGCGCCACCTTTTAGCACGGTCTAGGTCATCATCTTGCTGAGCCTTGGTGACGGTTTTCACAACGCTCGGAAACTCTTCGTAATGGCGTATTCGTCGATAGGCCTTCCTAGTCACTTTTACTAATAATGCATGAGACCAAGACTTAAGCAAGCGGGGAAGATAAGCACCCACTGTCAGAAGGCGATAGCCCAAGGCCAACGATCGCATCGTCCACTCGCTTC from Rhizoctonia solani chromosome 16, complete sequence includes the following:
- a CDS encoding RF-1 domain protein, translated to MGSTGVEFGESLPLSLEHESIESIEEEELPVERSDASDVMQSPRYISRGKLMAAHRARMIPELREEDLEEMFVRGSGPGGQAINKTSSSVSLIHRPTGIRVQCQATRSREQNRKIARKIMVDKVQFRILVFVVPVKMTFNYQLDQLANPGLSKVEVQQEKVRAKKRQRAKKAKKKAKLKADAGPAESDGN